Proteins encoded within one genomic window of Trichoderma asperellum chromosome 2, complete sequence:
- a CDS encoding uncharacterized protein (EggNog:ENOG41), protein MARTTRRRQAEAPSTTQSISSFTRVSKSQAFHGAASKKAVIANPEPTSSRKRKAAVDEADANHPPRVTRRTVSFTPSSDEEPVPATPAKRARRGESTAKVAISAVAVPAAKPAPKTPVKGKKVAKSTPSRAASAHKPSESTIIAKSKQGGKTVQTKLEAYRVTSHKKTKEAESEFSPELVDLIRLHKAFLKTIALQIVHNGTIVPIDISSVAPHISRTWGKRQVTVDDIRVCIAVQTSTRDSSVVSPFIVSDYGRGKICIELHPDHNNGAVSINEERLCRQFEENLRAFCAGRTQDNVTDVDVPPAGLSLKELPRAEIRNMDNSIKINPILNKGHNALSALKEGIVAKQQEKEVKQQATTAMVNPDGTKMSLLDRLRHKQLAKANGPLPPSEPELQRRAALNRVTDVCATISMLSLSNPASLPRQAFTMTLISDKLKDSLRVPLSKEEGMNCIRLIANEIAPEWLKVVTIGGRENVVIQRGLQPVDRVIQERVQKLLA, encoded by the coding sequence ATGGCCCGAACCACAAGAAGGCGCCAGGCCGAGGCTCCCTCAACAACACAATCCATCAGCAGCTTCACTCGCGTATCCAAGAGCCAGGCTTTCCATGGTGCAGCCTCCAAGAAGGCGGTCATCGCCAACCCGGAACCGACATCTTCACGGAAGAGGAAGGCCGCAGTCGATGAGGCCGACGCCAACCACCCTCCTCGTGTCACAAGAAGGACCGTCTCATTCACTCCCAGCAGCGATGAAGAACCAGTGCCTGCAACACCAGCCAAGCGTGCTCGGAGAGGAGAATCCACCGCCAAAGTGGCCATTTCGGCAGTAGCAGTGCCCGCTGCGAAGCCTGCGCCAAAGACCCCGGTCAAGGGAAAGAAGGTTGCCAAGTCAACGCCCTCACGAGCTGCTTCTGCGCATAAGCCCAGCGAGTCGACCATCATTGCAAAGTCTAAGCAAGGCGGCAAGACTGTGCAGACAAAGCTTGAGGCGTATCGCGTAACTAGCCacaagaagacaaaggaggCTGAAAGCGAGTTTAGCCCAGAGCTGGTCGATCTGATCCGCCTGCACAAGGCCTTCCTTAAGACTATTGCTCTCCAGATTGTACACAACGGAACCATTGTGCCCATTGATATTTCGTCTGTGGCTCCACACATCTCCCGTACCTGGGGCAAGCGACAGGTCACGGTTGACGACATCCGAGTATGCATTGCCGTCCAGACATCGACACGAGACTCCAGTGTGGTTTCTCCCTTTATTGTATCCGACTATGGCCGTGGAAAGATTTGCATAGAGCTGCATCCTGACCACAACAATGGCGCAGTATCCATCAACGAAGAGCGCCTTTGCAGGCAGTTTGAGGAGAACCTTCGAGCGTTCTGTGCTGGCCGAACACAGGACAATGTGACCGACGTGGATGTGCCTCCAGCCGGCTTATCTCTGAAAGAACTGCCTCGCGCTGAAATTAGGAACATGGACAACAGTATCAAAATCAACCCGATCCTGAATAAGGGACACAATGCTCTATCGGCGCTCAAGGAAGGAATAGTTGCgaagcagcaagaaaaagaggtcAAGCAGCAGGCTACCACCGCCATGGTAAATCCCGACGGTACCAAGATGAGCCTGTTGGATCGTCTACGACATAAGCAGCTTGCTAAAGCCAACGGACCTCTCCCCCCATCCGAACCGGAGCTTCAGCGTCGAGCTGCTTTGAACCGAGTCACCGACGTTTGTGCTACCATTTCCATGCTCAGCTTGTCCAACCCGGCTTCCCTGCCGAGGCAAGCTTTTACCATGACACTCATCTCAGACAAGCTTAAGGATTCTTTGCGAGTACCGCtttcaaaagaagaaggaatgaaTTGTATCCGATTAATTGCCAATGAAATCGCTCCGGAGTGGCTCAAAGTTGTCACCATTGGCGGGAGAGAGAATGTTGTGATCCAAAGAGGCCTCCAGCCTGTTGATCGTGTGATTCAGGAGCGAGTACAGAAGCTACTCGCGTGA
- a CDS encoding uncharacterized protein (EggNog:ENOG41~TransMembrane:12 (i90-113o125-145i157-176o182-203i215-240o246-265i304-325o345-366i387-408o420-442i454-475o481-502i)) has protein sequence MVSTEEKSPPRAPETNEISKLSQQYRDKNDIEGMNEPTKPVGVFYRPTSHVSGPDAFEPSSPQSSSSSAVGYHETGDEIYDRVSSRRKHIIVTVLSFCAFLSPLSSTSILAAVPEVAETYHTTGSIINVSNAAYMALMGISPVIWGPMSQVFGRRPMTLLTAVLFFLLSMATALAPNLAAFFVFRALSAFEGTAFILLGAACLGDIYRPTERATALGWFMSGTLIGPALGPFIGGILVTYATWRSIFWLQTALAGTGVLGVFFLVPETIHHKQIEDLEGQPRKEKIKAVLRMTNPIRVIRLFRYWNQVLVALASSALVWNMYSLLTPIRYVLNPRFHLESPMLSGLFYLAPGSGYLLGTFMGGRWADRTVKQWIKKRNGIRIPEDRLRSALPFMGILMPSCVLVYGWTVDKAVGGIPVPVIMLFLQGVGQLFAFPSLNTYCLDVMPGRGAEVTAANYFVRYLAGCVGTAVVLPAIDGIGVGWFETISTALMVLSTLGVMATIRWGKGWRESIDAKKKGSASDESGEATDVEDEASNHGHETKVMGDEKPKETV, from the exons ATGGTTTCCACCGAAGAGAAATCACCCCCGAGGGCCCCTGAGACCAATGAGATTTCCAAGTTATCTCAGCAGTATCGTGATAAAAATGATATCGAGGGAATGAATGAACCGACAAAACCAGTGGGAGTATTCTATCGACCTACGTCTCATGTGTCTGGACCAGATGCATTTGAGCCATCTTCACCGcagtcgtcatcttcatctgctgtTGGGTATCATGAGACAGGAGATGAAATATATGACCGCGTGTCATCACGTCGCAAGCATATTATCGTGACAGTCCTGTCCTTTTGCGCTTTCCTCTCGCCATTGTCAAGCACTAGCATCCTGGCTGCTGTTCCTGAGGTAGCAGAGACATATCACACGACTGGCTCTATCATCAACGTGAGCAATGCTGCATATATGGCTCTGATGGGTATATCGCCTGTCATTTGGGGGCCCATGAGCCAGGTATTCGGCAGACGACCA ATGACACTATTAACAGCTGTAttgttcttcttgctgaGCATGGCTACTGCCCTTGCTCCGAATCTGGCAGCCTTTTTTGTCTTCAGAGCGCTCTCAGCCTTTGAAGGAACTGCCTTCATCTTATTGGGAGCAGCTTGCCTGGG AGATATATATCGCCCTACAGAGCGAGCAACTGCTCTCGGATGGTTCATGTCTGGAACATTAATTGGGCCCGCACTTGGTCCGTTCATTGGCGGTATCTTGGTGACTTATGCAACATGGAGGTCTATCTTCTGGCTCCAGACAGCATTGGCTGGCACCGGTGTTTTgggtgtcttttttctcgTGCCTGAGACAATCCACCACAAACAAATCGAAGATTTAGAAGGCCAACCcaggaaagaaaagatcaAAGCCGTACTTCGTATGACGAACCCGATTCGAGTAATTCGGCTGTTTCGATATTGGAACCAGGTGCTCGTAGCACTCGCCAGTTCAGCACTCGTGTGGAACATGTATAGCTTGCTCACTCCAATTCGGTACGTGCTAAACCCGCGATTTCACCTGGAATCGCCGATGCTATCAGGGCTTTTCTACCTAGCACCAGGTAGCGGCTATTTGCTGGGCACATTCATGGGAGGGAGATGGGCAGACAGAACGGTAAAACAGTGGATCAAAAAGCGCAATGGTATACGCATCCCAGAGGATCGTTTGCGGTCTGCACTACCATTCATGGGTATTCTCATGCCAAGCTGTGTACTTGTCTATGGGTGGACGGTAGACAAAGCTGTAGGTGGCATCCCTGTGCCGGTCATTATGCTCTTCTTGCAAGGCGTTGGGCAGCTCTTTGCCTTCCCCTCTTTGAATACGTACTGCTTGGATGTGATGCCCGGACGCGGTGCAGAAGTAACGGCAGCAAATTACTTCGTTCGGTACCTAGCTGGTTGCGTGGGCACTGCTGTGGTTCTGCCTGCCATCGACGGAATCGGCGTCGGGTGGTTTGAGACCATTTCAACAGCATTAATGGTCCTCTCAACACTCGGCGTCATGGCTACTATTCGATGGGGTAAAGGGTGGAGAGAAAGTATTGacgcaaaaaagaaaggctcgGCCAGCGACGAGAGTGGCGAGGCGACCGATGTGGAAGATGAGGCAAGCAATCACGGCCACGAGACCAAAGTTATGGGTGATgaaaagccaaaagaaaCAGTTTGA
- a CDS encoding uncharacterized protein (EggNog:ENOG41~TransMembrane:1 (i54-73o)): MERTASLLSFSSRSSSHSSTNRNNEPLLPYAENVMETKPVRGLSIFGRGFYRRILIWTVASMILVSLALFKAGDGIVTEASSRFAQPATATKYSPPQPTIIGNEDGGPVLVIVEGKNKDKQGKPSEKVDQGKKEFTASNKPEGTQTEEGKKEGGSGQDQEKIIKEEQAKTTEQEKEKDDQRVQLPMDDKDELSAEEDAENQRKWDEDIKKMPWLQFPHLNGYFHGLKALVKKAEHIAEYPNPAHKAPLGEPPLSQEIPKPKPYNPYNTSDSSIKTCYLDNDEKIPAPSIYAYEGIPQYMPDPAFGSYSMFGLRDDICFDRFGRYGPYGFGYDMEDGGAGVGVDTESSGSEAVWEETGQIDYGQIDWGDVQERCATANKHRFAEPDPETEVLKLEEGKKSRIAVVLRLYTGFKWTQFTVLNLRAMINELALKSGGEYNVHFLLHVKDNDLPIWSDDLTVQQLLDAHVPPEFHGLVTLWSEAQMKLFYPGKFEEPIGNPSKKEIHDVYRSAHMPLQVFALQHPEYEHFWNWEMDMRYLGNWYELFDRLGVWADRQPRPFLWERNSRYYIPAHHGSWDNFTTAVKQYTADSGQPPVFGPVEFPETKQLRFEQHGRSIIPASCADDRNSPQCGVGEAADLITLNPIFDVHGSAWVFSNDATGYGKTPPRRCVIITASRLSRRLLLAMHEEIWRHHRTMWTEMFPASVAFHHGFKAVYAPHPTFLDRAWDPLGSSVDKIFNGGRDHSTSAVGSPFDLRNEHNHKGTSWYYNSEFSGLLWRRWLGFAQLDGRGRNGHRKEGGGKLRGGKAEEEAETSSGRMCLRSFLMHPIKWESPEDKP, from the exons ATGGAGCGCACGGCCTCACTTCTCAGCTTTAGTAGCCGTTCCAGCTCCCACTCTTCGACAAATAGAAACAATGAGCCGTTATTACCATATGCAGAAAATGTCATGGAAACGAAGCCAGTTCGAGGGCTTTCTATCTTCGGCCGAGGCTTTTATCGGAGAATTTTAATATGGACTGTCGCAAGCATGATTCTTGTGTCACTTGCCCTCTTCAAAGCTGGCGATGGTATTGTTACTGAGGCAAGCTCCCGATTCGCTCAACCTGCTACTGCAACAAAGTATTCGCCCCCGCAGCCTACAATAATTGGGAATGAAGATGGTGGCCCTGTTTTAGTGATTGTGGAGGGTAAGAACAAAGATAAGCAGGGTAAACCATCAGAGAAGGTAGAtcaagggaagaaagaatttACTGCGAGCAACAAACCGGAAGGGACGcaaacagaagaaggaaagaaagaggggggGAGTGGTCAGGACCAAGAGAAGATCATCAAAGAGGAACAGGCAAAAACAACtgagcaagagaaagagaaagatgacCAGAGGGTCCAATTACCCATGGACGACAAAGATGAACTGAGCGCAGAAGAGGACGCAGAGAATCAGAGGAAATGGGATGAAGACATCAAGAAGATGCCATGGCTTCAATTTCCCCA TTTGAACGGCTACTTCCATGGTCTTAAAGCTCTGGTTAAGAAAGCTGAGCACATTGCCGAATATCCCAATCCCGCTCACAAAGCTCCTCTCGGCGAACCTCCACTTAGCCAAGAGATCCCCAAACCTAAACCCTACAATCCGTATAACACGTCTGATTCGAGCATTAAAACCTGTTATCTCGACAATGACGAGAAGATCCCGGCTCCTAGCATATATGCATATGAAGGTATTCCGCAATATATGCCTGACCCAGCCTTTGGATCTTACTCAATGTTTGGCCTTCGGGATGACATTTGTTTCGACCGATTTGGTCGTTATGGACCATATGGCTTCGGCTACGACATGGAAGATGGTGGCGCGGGCGTGGGAGTCGACACAGAGTCCTCGGGAAGCGAAGCTGTTTGGGAAGAAACGGGCCAAATTGATTATGGCCAGATTGATTGGGGCGATGTGCAGGAGCGATGTGCCACCGCAAACAAGCACCGATTCGCAGAGCCAGACCCAGAGACCGAAGTGCTCAAGCTTGAGGAAGGTAAGAAGAGTCGAATCGCTGTAGTGCTCCGCCTGTATACCGGCTTCAAGTGGACGCAGTTCACAGTACTTAACCTCCGGGCTATGATCAACGAGCTAGCTCTCAAATCTGGTGGAGAGTACAATGTCCACTTTCTGTTGCACGTGAAGGACAACGATTTGCCTATTTGGTCCGATGATTTGACGGTACAACAGTTGCTGGACGCCCACGTGCCTCCCGAGTTCCATGGACTGGTGACGCTGTGGAGCGAAGCACAAATGAAGCTATTCTATCCAGGCAAATTCGAGGAGCCAATTGGTAACCccagcaaaaaagaaatacacGACGTCTATCGCAGCGCCCATATGCCGCTTCAGGTTTTCGCCTTGCAGCACCCAGAATACGAACATTTCTGGAACTGGGAGATGGATATGCGATATTTGGGCAACTGGTACGAACTATTTGATCGCTTGGGTGTTTGGGCAGACCGGCAGCCCCGTCCGTTTCTGTGGGAACGCAATTCGCGTTACTATATTCCCGCTCACCACGGTAGCTGGGACAATTTCACGACTGCCGTCAAGCAATATACAGCCGACTCTGGTCAGCCGCCGGTGTTTGGTCCTGTGGAATTTCCTGAAACGAAGCAGCTCCGATTTGAGCAGCATGGACGGTCCATCATACCCGCTTCGTGTGCGGATGACAGAAACAGCCCGCAATGTGGTGTCGGTGAGGCGGCAGATCTCATTACGTTGAATCCCATCTTTGATGTGCATGGCTCAGCCTGGGTCTTCTCTAATGACGCGACCGGCTATGGCAAAACCCCTCCAAGACGATGCGTCATCATCACGGCATCTCGACTAAGCCGTCGACTCTTGTTGGCGATGCATGAGGAGATTTGGCGCCATCACCGCACTATGTGGACTGAAATGTTCCCTGCAAGTGTGGCCTTTCACCATGGATTCAAGGCTGTATACGCACCTCACCCAACATTTTTGGACCGTGCTTGGGACCCTCTCGGCAGCTCAGTTGACAAAATCTTCAACGGTGGACGTGACCACTCGACTTCGGCTGTGGGCAGCCCATTCGATCTACGCAACGAACACAACCACAAGGGCACAAGCTGGTATTATAACAGCGAGTTTTCAGGCCTTCTATGGCGGCGTTGGCTGGGCTTTGCTCAACTGGATGGCAGA